One window from the genome of candidate division KSB1 bacterium encodes:
- a CDS encoding carboxypeptidase-like regulatory domain-containing protein, whose translation MNKLRVWIRNGAVGLLVLSVTLASAGTTGKIAGTVVDADTGEPLPGVNVILEGTTMGAATDMAGRYVVLFVPPGIYTLRASMIGYSAMRVENVRVSIDLTTEINFKLKSAVLELGEAVTIVAERPMVVKDLTASTAVMGGEEIKALPVTEVHEALALTAGLVRDAGGGLHIRGGRSGEISYWIDGIPVTDVYDGGTVVDVNKNMVQELQVVSGAFNAEYGQAMSGIVNISTKEGGNTFGGSFTTYAGDHLSTHDKIFPYIKNINPLAIRNVEGSLEGPILRDKLSYFVNARYIHFDGWLYGQRRYQPHAVTVGVVLPEQVVEENFPEFLSESRVVAPGQRGFQYVLGTNAIIDSVLTQNELRARNISADSFAVYYQRLRSAHQNGRGDGAFVPMNWNRKLYLQGKLMYRPVPWLQLAYNVILDDVDYQDYQRDYKYNPDGQLQRFRTGLTHIFKATHLVSSKTFYTFGFSQFSKVYKSWTYEDPYDPHYVHPDVGLQGAYSFKTGGTDNWRFERRTDTYLAKFDLTSQVTVTHQLKGGLEFRKHKVYQRDVALQPVLAQSAIDLLFQSPFIATRVLPDSTIYASQYTHRPTEFSAYLQDKMEFKNFIVNFGLRMDYFEPDGVVLADETDPTIYNPIKPQNRYHDWGSDGQPGTHDLDGSEGNGIWDPGEPAVTLAERQQYWYKRASAKVQVSPRLGVSFPITDRGVIHFSYGHFFQIPRFERLYQNPDFELGTGTGNLGVIGNADLKPEQTVSGEIGLQQQLTEDLTLHLTGYFRDVRNLAGTQAEEIVLFGGFGRYSKLVNSDFGFIRGIIVSLNKRFAGGLAASLDYTMQIAKGTASDPEQARNALSGGALPEVQLTPLDWDQRHTLNATLSYAGRGYGASLVGQLGSGLPYTPRSTADISTLLTNSQRKPGNLNVDLRAYKEFRLKPGMLTLFVRVFNLLDRLNEVNVYNDTGRAGFTYDEAVARSSNPLQLVNTLEDWFTNPTHYSEPRRVEVGVTLDFGQAR comes from the coding sequence ATGAACAAACTGCGAGTTTGGATCCGGAACGGCGCGGTGGGCCTGCTGGTGCTCAGTGTGACCTTGGCCTCAGCAGGCACCACGGGCAAGATCGCCGGAACGGTGGTGGACGCCGACACCGGCGAACCCCTGCCTGGGGTCAATGTCATTCTCGAGGGGACCACGATGGGGGCTGCCACCGACATGGCAGGACGGTACGTGGTGCTCTTTGTCCCTCCAGGCATCTACACCCTCCGCGCCAGCATGATCGGCTACTCGGCGATGCGTGTGGAGAACGTACGCGTCTCCATTGACCTCACCACTGAAATCAATTTCAAGCTCAAAAGCGCGGTTCTGGAGCTCGGTGAGGCAGTGACCATCGTGGCCGAGCGCCCCATGGTGGTCAAGGACCTGACGGCCAGCACTGCGGTGATGGGGGGCGAGGAGATCAAGGCCTTGCCCGTGACCGAGGTCCATGAGGCGCTGGCGCTGACTGCGGGGTTGGTGCGAGACGCGGGCGGGGGGTTGCACATCCGCGGTGGCCGATCCGGGGAAATTAGCTACTGGATCGACGGCATCCCCGTAACGGACGTCTACGATGGCGGCACGGTGGTGGACGTCAACAAGAACATGGTGCAGGAACTCCAGGTGGTGAGCGGCGCCTTCAACGCAGAGTACGGACAGGCTATGTCGGGCATCGTCAACATTTCTACGAAGGAGGGCGGAAACACCTTCGGCGGCTCGTTCACCACCTACGCGGGCGACCATCTAAGCACCCATGACAAGATCTTCCCTTACATCAAGAACATCAACCCGCTGGCCATCCGCAATGTAGAGGGAAGCCTTGAGGGGCCCATCCTGAGGGACAAGCTCTCCTACTTTGTGAACGCCCGCTACATCCATTTTGACGGTTGGTTGTATGGGCAGCGCCGGTATCAGCCCCACGCGGTGACCGTCGGCGTGGTACTACCGGAGCAGGTGGTGGAAGAGAATTTCCCCGAGTTCCTGTCCGAGAGTCGGGTAGTGGCACCAGGGCAACGCGGCTTTCAGTACGTGCTCGGCACCAATGCCATTATCGATTCGGTACTGACGCAGAACGAACTGCGGGCGCGGAACATCAGCGCGGACTCTTTCGCCGTTTACTACCAGAGGCTGCGTTCGGCGCACCAAAATGGGCGTGGCGATGGTGCTTTTGTGCCCATGAACTGGAACCGCAAACTCTACCTCCAGGGCAAACTCATGTACCGACCGGTGCCCTGGTTGCAGCTTGCCTACAACGTCATCCTCGACGATGTTGATTACCAGGACTATCAGCGCGACTACAAATACAACCCTGACGGTCAGCTGCAGCGCTTTAGGACTGGTCTAACCCACATTTTCAAAGCCACTCACCTGGTATCCTCCAAGACCTTCTACACCTTTGGCTTCTCGCAATTCAGCAAGGTATACAAGAGCTGGACCTACGAAGACCCCTACGACCCCCATTATGTGCATCCGGACGTGGGATTGCAGGGGGCCTATAGCTTCAAGACTGGGGGCACCGACAACTGGCGCTTTGAGCGGCGCACCGACACCTACCTGGCCAAATTCGATCTGACCAGTCAGGTGACCGTCACCCACCAGCTCAAGGGCGGGCTTGAGTTTCGCAAGCACAAGGTGTACCAGCGGGACGTCGCTCTGCAGCCGGTCCTTGCCCAGTCGGCCATCGACCTCCTTTTCCAGAGTCCCTTTATCGCCACGCGCGTCCTGCCCGACTCGACCATCTACGCCAGCCAATACACGCACCGCCCCACGGAGTTCTCCGCCTACCTGCAGGACAAGATGGAATTCAAAAACTTTATCGTCAATTTCGGCCTGCGCATGGACTACTTCGAGCCGGACGGGGTGGTGTTGGCTGATGAGACGGACCCAACCATTTACAACCCCATCAAGCCCCAGAACCGGTATCACGATTGGGGCAGCGACGGGCAGCCTGGCACGCATGACCTGGACGGCAGCGAAGGTAATGGCATTTGGGACCCGGGTGAGCCGGCGGTAACCCTGGCCGAGCGACAACAGTATTGGTACAAGCGGGCCAGTGCTAAGGTGCAAGTCAGTCCCCGGCTTGGGGTCTCCTTTCCGATCACCGATAGGGGCGTGATTCACTTCTCCTACGGTCACTTCTTCCAGATTCCGCGTTTCGAGCGCCTGTACCAGAACCCCGATTTCGAGCTGGGAACAGGCACAGGGAATTTGGGTGTGATCGGCAACGCCGACCTAAAGCCTGAGCAGACGGTGAGCGGCGAGATCGGGTTGCAGCAGCAGCTGACCGAGGACCTCACGTTGCACCTTACCGGCTACTTCCGGGACGTGCGCAATCTGGCTGGCACCCAGGCAGAGGAGATCGTCCTCTTTGGTGGTTTTGGGCGATACAGCAAACTGGTCAACAGCGACTTTGGTTTTATCAGGGGCATTATCGTGTCGCTGAACAAGCGATTTGCGGGTGGCTTGGCCGCATCGCTGGACTATACCATGCAGATCGCCAAGGGGACAGCCTCCGACCCAGAACAAGCCCGGAATGCGTTGAGCGGCGGTGCGTTGCCAGAGGTGCAACTGACTCCCCTGGACTGGGACCAACGGCACACTCTGAACGCAACTTTGTCCTACGCGGGTCGAGGCTATGGCGCAAGTCTTGTTGGTCAATTGGGCAGCGGGCTGCCCTATACGCCCAGATCCACCGCGGATATTTCCACCTTGCTCACCAACAGCCAGCGCAAACCAGGTAACCTCAACGTCGACTTGCGCGCCTACAAAGAGTTCAGGCTGAAACCCGGCATGCTGACGCTTTTTGTGCGGGTGTTCAATCTCCTCGACCGCCTGAACGAGGTCAACGTTTACAACGACACAGGACGGGCTGGCTTTACGTACGACGAGGCGGTGGCCAGGTCGAGCAATCCTTTGCAGCTGGTGAACACGCTGGAGGACTGGTTTACCAATCCGACCCACTACTCCGAACCTCGCAGAGTAGAGGTGGGCGTGACACTTGACTTTGGCCAGGCGCGGTAA